From the genome of Paraburkholderia largidicola:
TGCCTCGAGCGTACCCGTCTTGAAGGCCGGGTCGGTCAGCGTGTGGATGAACGGAATCAGGAATTCGTCTTTGGCGCGAATCGACTCGACTTCGTGATACGCGTTGAAGATTTCGCCCTCGTCGAGACCGAGCGACTCGACGATGTACTGGTATGCGTGCGTGTGGATCGCCTCTTCGAACGCCTGGCGCAGCAGGAACTGGCGGCATTCGGGCGCCGTGATGTGGCGGTACGTGCCGAGGACGATGTTGTTCGCGGCAAGCGAGTCGGCCGTCACGAAGAAACCGAGGTTGCGCTTGACGATGCGGCGCTCGTCTTCTGTCAGCCCGTTCGGGTCTTTCCAGAGAGCGATGTCGCGCGACATGTTGATTTCTTGCGGCATCCAGTGGTTCGCGCAACCGGAGAGGTATTTCTCCCACGCCCACTTGTATTTGAACGGCACGAGCTGATTGACGTCAGTCTGGCCGTTGATGATGCGTTTGTCGGCGACATTCACGCGCGCTTCGGAAGCGACTGCCGGTTGAACCGGCGGAGCGACTGCGAAGTCGTTCGCGAAGATGTTTTGAGCCGAGGGAGCTTGATGAGCGGAACGCGTTTCGACTTGCGAACCGACGGCCGTTCCCGCAGCGTTGCGCAACACGTTTTGTTGCGAAGCACTCGAGGGAGTTACGGCAGTGATCTCGTCATCCCAGTTGAGCATAAATGTCACCATCAATTTAGATCGGTTTGTACCATCTTTTCACGAGCGTTAAAAGGGTCCGCTCATGAAAAATCCTGTTTTCGAATCGCGTTGCGACCTACATACAACACTTTGTTCATTGGTATGTGAAGGTCACTCGTTGCGATTCGATCGAAACGTGTGTCGATGAAGCACGATGCACGATCGAAAGCGCGTTGCTTCAGTGATGCGTATGCGTTGCTTCTGCGTTGTTCCGAACTCGAAACGTTGCTGCTTCGCTTGCGTTGCGCGTGTCGTGCGAAGCGTGTTGGGCGCGCGATGCGTCGGCACCTTGTCGCTCGCTCGTTGACTTCATCATGCGTGCGCCGTTCAGGGTTTTCTCGCACGTGTCGATGAGGTGTAGCACGTGATGTTCCTCGCTGCGTCGAGTGCTTCTGTTCCGACTGCAACGAGCGCCGCGCTGGCTTCGTGTCGCGATGAGCGGCGCGTTCGACTGGCTCCGCTCATCGCCTGCTACTTTGCTACTGCCTGTCTGCTACGTACCGCCGGCAAGCGTCGGCGGCTGACTCACTACTATATGAAGCGTCGCGCTTACTGGCAGGCTTCGCACTCTTCGAAGCCAGGATCGCCCGGACGCATCATGCACACAGGACCATCCGCTTCCGGCGCTGCTTCGACAGCGGGCGCTGCAGATGCCGCCGATGCCTGGAAGCCGCCCGTCACACCCGACGAACCCACACCGCCGCCGACGCCGAAACCACCCGCTGCACCACCGGCACCACCCGCGCCGCCGTCGCTCGACGGCACTGCGTTCAGTGCGCCGTGCGCGACCGTCGACTTCTCGACGTGCGTCGCCGCCATCGTGCGGAGGTAGTACGTCGTCTTCAGACCGCGCAGCCATGCGAGCTTGTAGACCTCGTCGAGCTTCTTGCCTGACGCGCCTGCCATGTAGATGTTCAGCGACTGCGCCTGGTCGATCCACTTCTGACGGCGCGACGCCGCTTCGACCAGCCACGTTGCGTCGACTTCGAAGGCCGTCGCGTAGATCGCGCGGAGGTCGCCCGGCACGCGGTCGATGCGCGACAGCGAGCCGTCGAAGTACTTCAGGTCGGCGACCATCACTTCGTCCCACAGGCCGCGCGCCTTCAGATCACGCACGAGGTAGTCGTTCACCACCGTGAACTCACCCGACAGGTTCGACTTCACGTACAGGTTCTGGAACGTCGGCTCGATACATGCAGACACGCCGATGATGTTCGAGATCGTCGCCGTCGGCGCGATCGCGACGCAGTTCGAGTTGCGCATGCCGTACGTCGAGATGCGCGAGCGCAGCGACGCCCAGTCCATCGATTCGCTCGAATCCACTTCGATGTAGCCGCCGCGCGCTTCCTCGAGCAGCTTCAGCGTGTCCTGCGGGAGGATGCCGCGATCCCACAGCGAGCCGCGGTAGGTCGCGTAACGGCCGCGCTCTTCCGCCAGTTCCGTCGACGCCCAGTATGCGTAGTAGCAGACGGCTTCCATCGAACGGTCGGCGAACTCGACGGCTTCCTGCGATGCGTACGGCGTGCGCAGCACGTGCAGGCAATCTTGGAAGCCCATGATGCCCATGCCGACCGGACGGTGCTTCAGGTTCGAGTTACGCGCCTTGGCGACCGCGTAGTAGTTGATGTCGATCACGTTGTCGAGCATGCGCATCGCGACGCTGATGGTGCGCTTCAGCTTGTCGTGGTCGAGCACAACCGTGCCGTCCGCCTGTTCCTTCAGATGCGCGACGAGGTTCACCGAGCCGAGGTTGCAGACGGCGATTTCGGTGTCGCTCGTGTTCAGCGTGATTTCCGTGCACAGGTTCGACGAGTGGACGACGCCGACGTGCTGCTGCGGCGAGCGCACATTGCACGGATCCTTGAACGTGATCCACGGGTGGCCCGTTTCGAACAGCATACCGAGCATCTTGCGCCACAGTTGCGCCGCCGGGATCTTCTTGAACAGCTTGATCTCGCCGCGTGCCGCTTTCTCTTCGTAAGCCGTGTAGGCCTTCTCGAAGTCGGCGCCGAACAGATCGTGCAGGTCCGGGCAGGTGGACGGCGAGAACAGCGTCCAGTCGCCGCCTTCGTGAACGCGCTTCATGAACAGGTCGGGAATCCAGTTCGCCGTGTTCATGTCGTGCGTGCGGCGACGGTCGTCACCCGTGTTCTTGCGCAGCTCGAGGAATTCTTCGATGTCGAGGTGCCACGATTCCAGGTACGCGCACACCGCGCCCTTGCGCTTGCCGCCCTGGTTCACGGCGACGGCCGTGTCGTTGACGACCTTCAGGAACGGCACGACGCCTTGCGACTTGCCGTTGGTGCCCTTGATGTGCGAGCCGAGCGCACGCACGCGCGTCCAGTCGTTGCCCAGACCGCCGGCGAACTTCGACAGCAGCGCGTTTTCCTTCAGCGCTTCGTAGATGCCGTCGAGGTCGTCGTCGACCGTCGTCAGGTAGCACGACGACAGTTGCGAGCGGCGCGTGCCCGAGTTGAACAAAGTAGGCGTGGACGACATGAAGTCGAACGACGACAGCACGTTGTAGAACTCGATCGCGCGCGCTTCGCGGTCGATCTCGTTCAGCGACAGACCCATCGCGACACGCATAAAGAATGCCTGCGGCATTTCGATGCGCGTACCGTCGGCGTGCAGGAAGTAGCGGTCATACAGCGTTTGCAGACCGAGGTAGCCGAACTGCAGGTCGCGGTTCGCGTCGAGCGCGGCGCCCAGACGCTTCAGGTCGAACTGCAGCAGCTTTTCGTCGAGCAGTTCGGCGTTCACGCCGCGCTTGATGAAGAGCGGGAAGTATTCGGCGTAACGCTCGCCCATTTCGGCTTGCGTGACTTCTTCTTCGAGGATCTCGCGGCGGATCGTGTGCAGCAGGATGCGAGCCGTGACCTGGCTGTACGCCGGGTCCTTCTCGATCA
Proteins encoded in this window:
- a CDS encoding ribonucleoside-diphosphate reductase subunit alpha is translated as MQTTDNVTTRFEGAPAGRPEALAQGAAALAPQTNYADYKVIRRNGSVVSFEPSKIAIAVTKAFLAVNGGQGAASARVRELVEQLTQNVVRALVRSRPNGGTFHIEDIQDQVELALMRTGEHNVARAYVLYREKRSQERSHEPEVVAGASGLNVTDNGITRPLDMAALRGIIESACANLGDAVSAEPIVTETIKNLYDGVPMSQVYDSAILAARTMIEKDPAYSQVTARILLHTIRREILEEEVTQAEMGERYAEYFPLFIKRGVNAELLDEKLLQFDLKRLGAALDANRDLQFGYLGLQTLYDRYFLHADGTRIEMPQAFFMRVAMGLSLNEIDREARAIEFYNVLSSFDFMSSTPTLFNSGTRRSQLSSCYLTTVDDDLDGIYEALKENALLSKFAGGLGNDWTRVRALGSHIKGTNGKSQGVVPFLKVVNDTAVAVNQGGKRKGAVCAYLESWHLDIEEFLELRKNTGDDRRRTHDMNTANWIPDLFMKRVHEGGDWTLFSPSTCPDLHDLFGADFEKAYTAYEEKAARGEIKLFKKIPAAQLWRKMLGMLFETGHPWITFKDPCNVRSPQQHVGVVHSSNLCTEITLNTSDTEIAVCNLGSVNLVAHLKEQADGTVVLDHDKLKRTISVAMRMLDNVIDINYYAVAKARNSNLKHRPVGMGIMGFQDCLHVLRTPYASQEAVEFADRSMEAVCYYAYWASTELAEERGRYATYRGSLWDRGILPQDTLKLLEEARGGYIEVDSSESMDWASLRSRISTYGMRNSNCVAIAPTATISNIIGVSACIEPTFQNLYVKSNLSGEFTVVNDYLVRDLKARGLWDEVMVADLKYFDGSLSRIDRVPGDLRAIYATAFEVDATWLVEAASRRQKWIDQAQSLNIYMAGASGKKLDEVYKLAWLRGLKTTYYLRTMAATHVEKSTVAHGALNAVPSSDGGAGGAGGAAGGFGVGGGVGSSGVTGGFQASAASAAPAVEAAPEADGPVCMMRPGDPGFEECEACQ
- a CDS encoding ribonucleotide-diphosphate reductase subunit beta; this translates as MLNWDDEITAVTPSSASQQNVLRNAAGTAVGSQVETRSAHQAPSAQNIFANDFAVAPPVQPAVASEARVNVADKRIINGQTDVNQLVPFKYKWAWEKYLSGCANHWMPQEINMSRDIALWKDPNGLTEDERRIVKRNLGFFVTADSLAANNIVLGTYRHITAPECRQFLLRQAFEEAIHTHAYQYIVESLGLDEGEIFNAYHEVESIRAKDEFLIPFIHTLTDPAFKTGTLEADQKLLKSLIVFACVMEGLFFYVGFTQILALGRQNKMTGAAEQYQYILRDESMHCNFGIDLINQIKLENPHLWTAEFRAEIREIFKAAVDLEYRYAEDTMPRGVLGLNASMFKSYLRFICNRRCQQIGLDPLFPNEENPFPWMSEMIDLKKERNFFETRVIEYQTGGALSWE